In Neoarius graeffei isolate fNeoGra1 chromosome 19, fNeoGra1.pri, whole genome shotgun sequence, the sequence CTGTGGAGGAAAAGAAGAGACAAAAAAGACAGATACAAcctaaaaaaacccaaacattgaTAGCCTGATGACAGATAGTTCTGATGAGGAAGAGGAGTATACTTGCCATCATAATCTCCGAAGCAGAATCCCATGCTATAGACTTGTAAGGCCCCAGCAGCAAGGATCTGTAGTGTCACAGCAGGACCCACAAAAGCAGTCTCAGCTTTGTGCAACAGCCAGGGAATTCTGTCCCcctgtcagacaggaagctaAGAGAGCTCAAGAATGGGAGGAGGCACAGGAGGGGCCAGAGTTGGTCATGGAAGGGCCTGGTCCAGTGGAAGAGATGGATGATGGAAGTATAGGAGAAGGAGAAGAACTGAGAAGATCACAGCGGAAAGGTAGACCAACAGAACAGTTCACATATGACACTCTGGGTCATCCATCATATCGGTCTTGGAGTGCAGATGTGAACACACTCTTATCCAACCAACCCCTTGCAGTGACTCCAAGCTTTTGTCCCTTTCCCCGGTCCCATCCAGCCACACCAATACTACTGCAATTGCTGTACTCTTGCACAATACACAGACACAGAAAGATAGCAAATGTCAGCAGACATTCTTTCAAGTGGGGGAGAGtgtagagattagattagattagattagattagattagattagattagattagattagattagattagattagattagattagattagattagattagataaaactttattgatccctttgggcaggttccctcagggaaagtaagattccagcagcatcattacagataaacagagaaaagaaatagagaaaacttctagttaaattaaaataaattaagtatttacaaatacaaatataaaaagaataaggtgtgtgctgaggtgtttttttaatgttcccacactgtactccccagaggagcatagtgtgggggttgctttttctcctcccctctcctcatgttactctgtatttttctttccagccctgtcttcctgtcctgtctactccccctctgtcaattgtatgtttgtgtatatgtacggacgggttgatggccaatttcgctggtactcgtgactagtgacaataaagggttcattcattcatattgggaagagaggaaggggaaggggggaaaaggtgggggggcagcaggagagatattgcacattatattgcacattgtccggtattgcttattgttaggctaggctactgctccttcccatcctctgtcctcctgttatccctcctccccccagagaggagttgtacagtctgatggcgtgaaggacaaaggagtttttaagtctgttcatcctgcacttgggaaggagcattctgtcactgaacaggctcctctggttgctgatgacggtgtgcagagggtgactggcatcgtccatgatgttcaatagtttgtccatagacctcttctctgccaccgtcaccagagagtccagcttcatgccgaacacagagctggcctgcctgatcagtttgtccagcctggatgtgtccttcttggatgtgttgcccccccagcacaccatggtgtaaaacaggacactggcgaccacagactgatagaacatccacaggagtttcctgcagatgttaaaggaccgcagcctcctaaggaagtatagcctgctctgtcccttcctgtataagtgtttggtgttgcaagtccagtccagcttgcagtccagccacagcccaaggtacttgtaggaatccacagcctccaccttgactccctcgatcagaactggtcgtgaccttggtctggtcctcccaaagtcagtgaccagctccgtggtctttgaggtgttgagctgcagatggttcctgttgcaccacacagcaaagtccctcaccaggctcctatactcctcctctctgtcatcactgatacacccaacgatggctgtgtcatcggcaaacttctgaatgtgacacagctctgagttgtagcagaagtccacggtgtacagggtgaagagaagaggggccagcactgtgccctggggtgctccggtcctgctaatcacagtgtcagatgtgatgtccttcagcctgacgtactgtggcctgtcagtgaggtagctggagatccaggtgaccaggcaggggtccactcgcatcctgttcagtttgtcctgaagtaataggggctggatggtgttgaaggcactcgagaagtccaagaagaggatcctcattgtgccatttcccttatccagatgcaagtgggctcagtgtagcaggtagaggatggcgtcttccacaccaacacctgcccggtacgcaaactgcagacagtcctgggcatgttgtacctggggtctgaggaggctgaggaagagccgctccaatgtcttcatcagctgtgaagtgagtgccactggtcggaagtagttcagctcgctgggccgattctttttgggaactggaatgatacatgatgtcttccagagggtgggcactctccccagctgcaggctaaggttgaagatgcgttagagtggttcacccagttcagcagcacaggtcttcagtagtcggggacacaccttgtccgggcctgctgctttcctggggtgaagcttcctcagttgacctctgacctggtctgcagtaatgcatggaggagtctgtgttgaggtgggggaggatggggctgctgtgatgactggggggaggtgtgttgagggaagaaggagagatggctgcagtgagggagagggtgggggggacgtgggctggttgaaccgattgaaaaagtcattcaactcattcaccttctccactgtcccctcaatgactctggtctttctattgtggcctgtgatggttttctccttcagcttctgctccacctttctcctgtagctgtccttagcttccctcacgcagtgttttacctcctgctgtgctgctttcattgcctccctatccctgctcctgaaggcgaccttcttcctgttgaggacagctttggcttcctgtgttacccaaggCTTGTTTTTAGGGTAataccgtacagtcttagtgggggagaccacatctgcacagaagttaaggtaatccgtcagacagtgtgtcagcccctctatgttcttatagtgtgggctaagcagcacatcccagtctgtgatgtcataacagtccctgagggcatcttccatttcaggggaccacctcctgatggagctagttgttgcaggctgcctttgaaccggggggtgtacttcggctgtagaagaaccatgttgtggtcagacttccctaatgGGGGGAGggatgtgactctgtatgcatccctcacattagcatacagcaagtcaattgtcctgttgttccttgctggacaatccacagcctggtaaaaagcagccaaagtagagtccaaagtagcatgattaaagtccccagaaatgatgataaatgcctcagggtgctgtgtctgcagccttgctgtgacagagtgaatcctctcacatgcagcggctgagtctgccctcggagggatgtaaacacagatggtgatcatgtgactgaactccctcggcagataatatggccgcaggctaacggctagcagctccaagtccaggcaacataaaactgtctttacggagatatgtcccgggttacaccagcagttgttaacataaatgatgagtcccccacctttgcttttcccgcatgtgttagtgtctctgtcagttctcacagcagtgaatccccgcaggtctacgttagcatccggtacaaggtgtgttagccattctctgtaaagataaataagctgctctcccggtaaatccgctggttgttcagagtggaaagctcgttgactttattcggcagagagttcacattccccatgataatggaaggaatggatggtttgtagcaccgccgcttgtccgctagcctagcctttagcttagctccagccttgcagcccctgggtttcctcctcagctcagctgtgatggggtgtcgtatcccggctcgtcccattgttttcagggccagcagctcctctctcgaataagtgagaaaactggctcctggttgcatgttaaagttaaatatatccatgttatatagtaaaacacactatgtcttcataagaagagcagaaaagttaaaaaaggtggaaaaaagaggtttaaagagctaaaaactacagagctactggagaggcagccgtctcacacagtgccCATATCAAGAAGAGGGTTGGAAACAGTAGGAAAAAATAGAAACAGTGTGAGAAAGTAGATAAAAGAAAAACAGACACCCcgactataatttttttttaattatcatttttcatggggcggcacggtggtgtagtggttagcactgtcacctcacagcaagaagatccgggttcaagccccatggccgacgagggcctttctgtgtggagtttgcatgttctccacatgggattcctccaggtgctctggtttcccccaaagacatgcaggttaggttaactggtgactctaaattgagtgtgaatggttgtctatgtgtcagccctgtgatgccctggcgacttgtccagggtgtaccccgcctttcgcccgtagtcagctgggataggctccagcttgcctgtgaccctgtagaacaggataaagcagctagagattagGGCTGCATGATTCTGGAAAAAATGTGAATCACGATTTTTTTGCTTAGAATTGAGATCACGATTCTTTGGCAAaattttttatacaaaatgtttattgcactgtttattgcacaaaacaagaaaaaacattCAAATGGTCATTCAAGTAGAGTCTCAAACATTTGAACAATAGGCTTGTTAGCAGGAGCTGCAGGAACTTTGCTTTGGCAGAGGCACTGTAGTAGTAGCAAAAAAATTGAGATATGTGgctgatttttattattattattattattattattattgtggcttTACAAAGGAACTCACCTATTGCCAGATGGAGTCGATGTCCAAACCATTGGAGCCTGGTCCAGTCATTGAGGGAGATGGCTTTTACTATGTTTTGACCATTGTCTGTTGTGATGCAGGTCAATTTATCCTCATTCAGACTTCAAGATGCAAGGGCATCTTTTAATCCCTGTGCTAGGGCCTCGCCTGTATGGTCTTTGGGGAAAAAAGCTGTCTGTAAGCACCGGCTTTTGATAGTGAAATCAGGCGCTATAAAATGAACCGTCAGGCTCAAATACGGTTCCATGGTCCGACTGGACCGTAAATCAGACGTAGCAGAAAAATGATCGATTTCCCGCAATTCTGCCTCGACCATTGCCCGCTGTTTATTGTACATATCGGGGAGCAATGTTTGAAAAGAAGTTGTGGGAGGGGATAGAGTACCGTTTGTCGAGAGTGTTTATCATCTTCTGAAATCCCTCATGTTGTACAGTGTTTATCGGTGCCATATATTTTGCCAGGTGATATGTGATAGCTGCTGTGACCTCCTTGTGTCTACTGGAGTTTGGTGGGTATAGCGTTGCATTGTACAAGGTCCTGGTTATTGCCgtctgtgtttgtgtttgtttcttgCCTTGTATGGCTTCATCATACTCTACTTTGTGGTGACGTTTCAGGTGATTGTAAAGATTAGTGGTGTTGCCTAGCGGTGCTGCAACGAGGGCAGAACACACTTTGCAATGCACCTCAGACTGTTTGTCATCGTCTGGCTTAAACCCAAAATACTTCCACACCGCCGAATCCGAACCCTTTTTGGGCACGAGCTCGATTCGGGTCTTTGGGTGACTCTCGCCACTACCACCTGGGGTTTCTTCGCAATCCATTTCTTCTGCTTCTCTCCCTCACTTTTTCCACACACTCAACTGCAGGCGGGCTTCCTCCACTGACTGAATCACATGTTGTAAAGACACTTTACCATAGGTCGAGGGAGGAGTCAGCGGCAGTGCTGCCTTTAGGGGCGTTTGAAAAAATCCGGAAAGAAATGGGAGCATTTGTTTGTGATGCCGCTcatgaaataaaatgcttaagaATCATTGTGTTTCGAAATGAGATTACGTGTATGTGTGAATCGAGATCGCGATTTTTTAACGATTTATCGTGCAGAATAAATCCTGCTGCCGTGAAGTTAACACCAGCACAACGTGCATCTCCTTTATTCTTACCCCAGGCAAGACAGAGGACTTGCAGCCTCCCTGGCTATCAAGTTAGGGAGGCAACAAAAGCAGTGAGTACCCAAATGAGAGCATATTGGTTGAGTTACATGATGTGATTTATCTCTCATTTTCACTTCAGGAATTTAGATCACTGAGTTCCTGCAGTTTCACTTACTCACACATCAGAAACACAAATCAGGTaggttttatgtgtgtgtgttctgattaTGTACACCTTAACATATTCCATTTTCATGCTCAGATCCAGACCCACACCCAGTAGTATAAGACTGAGGATTTAAACACCCTGTAAACATGCCACATTAAATTGAAATAATTCAATGACACAATTTTAATATTAAGTCGTCCTTCAAGTTTTAATGTTATATAACTACAGCCTCACAACAAATGAATTATTCACTGTGTGTGACAGTTCCTTCTTCAGAAATATGTCTAGGGAATTTTCAGCAGAAATTCTTAAGACACCGATGGACCTCAGTGGACAGAAAACAGGGTTTAGGATACCATTTTGGACACAGAACTAATAATTGATTAGTTctgtattatacatacatacatacatacatacatacatacatacatacatataagtTCAGGCACACttacttattcataggtttttctgtatttttactattttctaGGGTTATGGGAATAGAATTATGAGGTAaataaaaaagtgtttaaaaaaatcaaaacatgttttatattttagattcttcagaggagccagcatttaccttgatgacgctttgtacaaccctgattccaaaaaagttgggacaaagtacaaattgtaaataaaaacggaatgcaataatttacaaatctcaaaaactgatattgtattcacaatagtacatagacaacatatcaaatgtcaaaagtgagacattttgaaatttcatgccatttATTGGCTCAttcgaaatttcatgacagcaacacatctcagaaaagttaggacaggggcaataagaggccggaaaagttaaaggtacaaaaaaggaacagctggaggaccaaattgcaactccttaggtcaattggcaataggtcattaacatgactgggtataaaaagagcatcttggagtggcagcggctctcagaagtaaagatgggaagaggatcaccaatccccctaattctgcgccaacaaatagtggagcaatatcagaaaggagttcgacagtgtaaaattgcaaagagtttgaacatatcatcatctacagtgcatgatatcatcaaaagattcagagaatctggaagaatctctgtgcgtaagggttaaggccagaaaaccatactgggtgcccgtgatcttcgggcccttagacgacactgcatcacatacagacacgcttctgtattggaaatcacaaaataggctcaggaatatttccagagaacattatctgtgaacacaattcaccatgccatctgccgttgccagctaaaactctatagttcaaagaagaagccgtatctaaacatgatctaaaagcgcagacgtcttctctgggtcaaggctcatttaaaatggattgtggcaaagtggaaaactgttctttggtcagacgaatcaaaatttgaagttctttatggaaatcagggacgccgtgtcattcggactaaagaggagaaggacgacccaatttgttatcagcgctcagttcagaagcctgcatctctgatggtatggggttgcattagtgtgtgtggcatgggcagcttacacatctggaaagacaccatcaatgctgaaaggtataaccaggttctagagcaacatatgctcccatccagatgatgtctctttcagggaaggccttgcattttccaacatgacaatcccaaaccacatactgcatcaattacagcatcatggctgcgtagaagaagggtaacggatactgaactggccagcctgcagtccagatctttcacccatagaaaacatttggcgcatcataaaatggaagatacgacaaaaaagacctaagacagttgagcaactagaatcctacattagacaagaatgggttaacattcctatccccaaacttgagcaacttgtctcctcagtccccagacgtttacagactgttgtaaagagaaaaggggatgtctcacagtggtaaacatggccttgtcccaacttttttgagatgtgttgctgtcatgaaatttaaaatcacctaattttctttttaaataatacattttctcagtttaaaaatttgatatgtcatctatgttctattctgaataaaatatggaattttgaaacttccacatcattgcattctgtttttatttacaaatttgtACATTGtctcaatttttttggaattggggttgtacactattggcatcatcttaaccagcttcataagggagtcacctggaatgcttttcaattaacaggtgcgtcttgtaaaaagttaattagtggagttTCTTGCTTtcgtaatgcgtttgagatcaaacagtaaatagtaaataataaaaaatccagtaaatagccctattccacaactggagtaatttatattatgtcaagaagcacTCAGCAAAGGAAAGAAGAAtgtaataataaattaaacacaatgacttagaaggtgtgtccagacttttgaccaGTACAGTATATGCACAATGAGTGCGCAATAACGTTCATGCAAGTCAGGAATCATGTGCTCATATGCTCCACCCTTTAGCCACTATAAAAAGTTGCACCAGGTTTTGCTCAAATCAgttcacgcgcacacacacgcacacaggttATCTCGCAGCCTGCACGCGATGAAAGAGTTTTACCCCTCTTTGGACAAGAAGCTGGAAGTTGATGACACAAAACTGAAAGCTCTGGAAAACTCCATCAAGAAAATTGTGGAAAGAAACAAAGAGCTTCTGCCAAGGCCATGGGAATGTAAGTCACTTCACATATTTTTAATCATAATATAGGTAATAAAAAAAGATAATTATAAAAGCGAGTTAAGCAACTACACGAGAAATGCCTGTGGTATGATAGTAATACAAGGGTGTAGGAATTTATTTATGGCACTAGTGAGGGAACTGAGATCAAGATGTAACAAGAggttgaagaagaagcctttatttatcacatatacagtaatgcacagtgaaattcttttcattGCATTTTCCAGCTTGTTAAGAAGTTGGGGTCAGAGTGTGAGGTCAGCCATGGTGATGGTGAAATGGTGCCCCTGGAGTAGATAGAGCAAAGGGCCTTACTTACGGTCCCAACAGTGGCACCTTTAACCACTGAGCCACTTGTTCATATGGGTTAAAGTTGATAATTATGatctaataattttttttattatttatttctccCACAGTCTCAGAGACCATCACTTTGGATGAGAGTAAAAAGCCAGAGAATGTCCAGATCTCGGAGGACAAGACAGAGATGTCGGTGAACCCTTCAAGCAATATCGGCCTTAGTAGTCAATCCCCATGGAACAGCATGCAGGCATCTCAGACATTCGATAAAGGCCTGCATTACTGGGATGTGGCTGTAGgagactgttaccccttttccaccaaatcagttccagggctggttcggagccagtgctggtgctggttcacaactcgttcaacttgcgagccagctgagaaccagcttgcttttccatcgctcgcggtgctaagagaagacacgtcattacgtcgctgtatacgtcagttacgtcgttgtatacgtcattacatcgctgtatatgtcagttacgtcactacgtttgtataaaccttggcgcgaatatcgaagcaaaaacaacgcggaagaagcagtagcaacaacaataataataataatggatgacttcgtgtttgtacagctgctgcttctcgtcgcttaaaaatggtgatctttcgcggtcttgttattgttgtcggtcttaacaactccacccccccgctgacgtaagtggttctttcctctggcccagcagagagttggtgctagcctggaaccagtttttctggccccagagccagttctttgtcagtggaaacagaaaacccggttccaaactaagcactggccccgaaccagccctggaactgctttggtggaaaaggggcataagagaGCTGGGCGGTGGGAGTGGTGGAACAAAGCTGGGCTAAACACATCCAAACTCAAGCTAAGGGCGAGAAAATGAATTCATGGATTCTGGAGTGTGATGGTGGTGAGCTCTCAGTGCTGCACAACAACGACTTCAGCAGGGTCAAGGAGAGCAACATTCAAACCCTCGGTGTATTTTTGGACTGCAATAAAGGGCAACTGAAGTTCTACAGTGTCAGTACAGGCTTCATTCTGCACTCATTTTTGGCTCAGTTCAAGGGCTCCGTGTGTCCTGTTTTCAAAATCTgtgcagagacagacagaatggCACACCTGAAGATCTGCAACCTGATTCACATCGATGAATATTATGACAACAGCGACATCTCCATGCCCTCGGAGATGTCATCTGAGGAGAACATGGAGTCAGCTTCTGACatctcagaagaaaaaaaaagaagaaacctttattcgtcacatgcacacttcaagcacagtgaaattcaccctctgcatttaacccatctgaagcagtgaacacacacacacacacacacacacacagagcagtgggcagcccagagcacccagggagcagtcaggggtttggtaccttgctcaagggcacctcagcccaaggccgccccacgtcaacctaactgcatgtctttggattgtgggggaaaccagagcacccggaggaaacccacgtggagaacatgcaaactccacacagaaaggccctcgccagccactgggttcgaacccagaaccttcttgctgtgaggcgaccatgctaaccactataaTTACAATAAATTTATTGTAATTTATCATTTACACACATTTTTGAAATCATGtcctaatggggcggcacggtggtgtagaccaccgtgccgccccattaggacatgatttcaaaaatgtgtgtaaatgataaattacaataaataattataaattataaatatttattttaaagactATTAAAAGTGTGTTACTTTTACTGCAGTGTTTAATGATGATTAATTAAGATGTGTTACATACACACAGCTGGGCTGTAACTGTGCAATAAATAATTTGTCATGTGAAATGcatatgtacagtgccttgcaaaagtattcgaaCTTTttgacatttttccaccttacaaccacgaacataaaagttttttattgagattttatgtgatagaccaacgcagagtagcacataattgtgaagtgaaacgaaaatgataaatggtcttcaaaattttaaacaaataaaaatctgaaaaatgtggtgtgcatttgtattcagccccctgtactctgatacctctaaatacaatccagtgcaatcaattgccttcagaagtcacctaattagttaatagagtcccacTGTGTGTAGTTTaccctcagcataaatacacttgttctgtgaaggcctttgTTCTCtaacaaagagaacactgaagaacaaacagcatcatgaagacgaaagaactcaccagacaggtcagggataaagttctagagaagtttaaagcaggattaggttataaaaaatatcccaagctctgaacatctcaagaagcactgttcaatccatcattcaaaaatggaaaaagtatggcacaaccgcaaacctaccaagacatggccgtccacttaaactgacagagcgagcaaggagagcactggtcagagaagcagccaagaggcccatgatcactctggaggagctgcagaaatccacagctcaggtgggagaatctgtacacaggacaactataagtcgtacactccacaaatctggcctttttggaagagtggcaagaagaaagccattgttgaacgacaggcataagaagtcccgtttggagtttgccagaagccatgtaggggacacagcaaacatgtggaagaaggtgttttggtcagatgagatcaaagttgaactttttggcctaaatgcaaagcgctatgtgtggcggaaaactaacactgctcatcaccctgcacacaccatccccactgtgaaacatggtggtggcagcatcatgctatggggatgcttttcttcagcagggacagggaagctggtcagggttgatgggaagatggatggagctaaatacagggcaatcctggaagaaaacctgttggaggctgcaaaagacttgagactgggaaggagattcaccttccagcaagacaatgaccctaaacatacagccagagctacaatggaatggtttagatcaaagaatattcatgtgttagaatggcccagtcaaagtccagacctaaatcccattgagcatctgtggcaagacttgaaaattgctgttcacagacgctctccatccaatctg encodes:
- the LOC132867593 gene encoding tripartite motif-containing protein 75-like, which gives rise to MKEFYPSLDKKLEVDDTKLKALENSIKKIVERNKELLPRPWEFSETITLDESKKPENVQISEDKTEMSVNPSSNIGLSSQSPWNSMQASQTFDKGLHYWDVAVGDCESWAVGVVEQSWAKHIQTQAKGEKMNSWILECDGGELSVLHNNDFSRVKESNIQTLGVFLDCNKGQLKFYSVSTGFILHSFLAQFKGSVCPVFKICAETDRMAHLKICNLIHIDEYYDNSDISMPSEMSSEENMESASDISEE